In a single window of the Colius striatus isolate bColStr4 chromosome 21, bColStr4.1.hap1, whole genome shotgun sequence genome:
- the PPIH gene encoding peptidyl-prolyl cis-trans isomerase H, which yields MAVLAANPNNPVVFFDVTIGGQEVGRMKIELFADVVPKTAENFRQFCTGEFRKDGVPIGYKGSTFHRVIKDFMIQGGDFVNGDGTGVASIYRGPFADENFKLKHSAPGLLSMANSGPSTNGCQFFITCSKCDWLDGKHVVFGKIVDGLLVMRKIENVPTGPNNKPKLPVVISQCGEM from the exons ATGGCGGTGCTGGCGGCCAACCCCAACAACCCCGTGGTGTTCTTCGACGTCACCATCGGCGGGCAG GAGGTTGGCCGCATGAAGATTGAGCTGTTTGCAGATGTTGTACCCAAGACTGCAGAGAATTTCAG gCAGTTTTGTACAGGTGAATTCAG gAAAGATGGTGTCCCTATAGGTTATAAAGGAAGCACTTTCCACAG gGTAATAAAGGATTTCATGATCCAAGGAGGTGACTTTGTAAAC ggAGACGGCACTGGAGTAGCCAGTATATACAGGGGTCCTTTTGCAGATGAAAACTTCAAGCTGAAACACTCTGCTCCTGGGCTGCTCTCTATG GCAAACAGTGGCCCAAGTACCAACGGCTGCCAGTTCTTCATTACGTGCTCCAAATGCGACTGGTTGGATGGAAAACACGTTGTGTTTG GTAAAATTGTCGATGGGCTGTTGGTCATGAGAAAAATTGAA AATGTGCCCACGGGTCCAAATAACAAACCCAAGCTGCCAGTTGTGATATCTCAGTGTGGGGAAATGTAA